The Gammaproteobacteria bacterium genome has a segment encoding these proteins:
- a CDS encoding queuosine precursor transporter — protein sequence MNKILDTKEITSLNAYPLICAIYTSMIIALVALAGRLSFINFPIIGKIFIGADFFLLPFIFFLQNVVTEVYGYERCRQLTQLSIVGILLFFCFSLFSTTLPLPDKIANQNAFNIVIFTYPRHLVAFLFALYFGAIVNQYLISKLKVAWRGKSLWLRSIASTFLGDFTYQVIGSIISRYGVLKIHEILTYDLLSYLYKLSFELCTIPFIYAASNYLKNMEGIDIYDTNVNYNPFKFSLGK from the coding sequence ATGAACAAAATTTTAGATACCAAAGAAATCACTAGCCTCAATGCTTATCCGTTAATATGCGCTATTTATACTTCTATGATAATTGCACTTGTGGCACTTGCCGGACGTTTATCTTTTATTAATTTCCCTATCATAGGAAAGATATTCATTGGTGCTGATTTCTTTTTACTGCCTTTCATTTTTTTCTTACAAAATGTTGTCACCGAAGTGTATGGATATGAAAGATGTCGCCAACTTACCCAGTTAAGTATCGTAGGCATATTACTCTTTTTTTGTTTCAGCTTATTCTCAACAACTTTACCCTTACCAGATAAAATTGCCAATCAGAATGCATTCAACATAGTTATTTTTACTTACCCTCGTCATTTAGTGGCTTTTTTATTTGCACTATATTTTGGTGCTATAGTGAATCAGTATTTAATTTCTAAGCTGAAGGTTGCTTGGAGAGGAAAATCACTGTGGTTACGTTCTATCGCATCTACTTTCTTAGGCGATTTTACTTATCAAGTTATCGGCTCAATCATATCAAGGTATGGTGTTCTTAAAATACACGAAATATTAACATATGATTTACTATCCTATTTATATAAATTATCTTTTGAGCTCTGCACCATTCCATTTATTTATGCGGCGAGTAACTATCTTAAAAACATGGAAGGCATTGACATATATGATACCAATGTCAACTATAATCCCTTTAAATTTAGCCTAGGCAAATGA